Proteins from one Bacteroides mediterraneensis genomic window:
- a CDS encoding amidohydrolase family protein, with the protein MMIFHGILHAQSVIDIHCHNVLPEFRALLEQHNAALEETFPLPEWSEDAHLKFMDEAGISQSVLSMPAPQPWFGDAEECRRAIRSYNESCARLKAKYPDRFLFCASLPLPDVDAALREAVYALDTLGADGIKLATNSRGQYVGDAELDTLMQILNERKAVVILHPHKPSPVHEDIIATTPLAVYEYPAETTRAVINMISRNVPARYPDVKFVVPHCGSFLPLAIPRMKAVHPAMVSKGFMQEIDWEANLRNLYYDLAGAATPEVVHTLLTITTPDHLLYGSDYPYQPDQVLKAGLERMRAWMSEDPSLASLLSGILYGNAVALFDKPW; encoded by the coding sequence ATGATGATATTTCATGGAATATTACATGCCCAAAGTGTCATAGATATACATTGCCACAATGTATTGCCTGAATTTCGAGCCCTGCTTGAACAGCATAATGCTGCCTTGGAAGAAACTTTCCCGTTGCCGGAGTGGAGTGAGGATGCCCATTTGAAGTTCATGGATGAGGCCGGTATTAGTCAATCCGTACTTTCCATGCCTGCCCCGCAGCCTTGGTTTGGCGATGCGGAGGAGTGCCGTCGAGCAATAAGAAGCTATAACGAGTCTTGTGCCCGGTTGAAAGCTAAATATCCTGACAGATTCCTTTTTTGCGCCTCACTTCCCTTGCCGGATGTGGATGCGGCTCTCCGGGAAGCCGTCTATGCACTGGATACGCTTGGTGCGGACGGTATCAAGTTGGCGACGAACAGTCGCGGGCAATATGTCGGGGATGCCGAGCTCGATACACTCATGCAGATTCTGAATGAACGGAAGGCCGTAGTTATCCTGCACCCTCACAAACCATCACCGGTGCATGAGGATATTATTGCCACTACACCGCTGGCTGTTTATGAATATCCGGCCGAGACGACACGAGCAGTCATCAACATGATTTCAAGAAATGTCCCGGCCCGTTATCCGGACGTGAAGTTTGTAGTTCCCCACTGTGGCTCTTTTCTGCCACTAGCCATCCCGCGTATGAAAGCTGTCCATCCGGCGATGGTATCAAAAGGATTCATGCAGGAAATCGACTGGGAAGCCAACCTCCGGAATCTTTATTACGACCTGGCAGGTGCTGCGACTCCTGAGGTGGTGCACACGTTGCTGACCATAACAACCCCCGACCATCTGCTTTACGGGTCAGATTATCCGTATCAGCCTGATCAGGTATTGAAGGCCGGATTGGAACGGATGCGTGCATGGATGTCAGAAGATCCGTCTCTCGCATCTCTACTGTCTGGAATCTTATATGGGAATGCAGTAGCTCTATTTGATAAACCTTGGTAA
- a CDS encoding flavodoxin family protein — protein sequence MKIVVLTGSPRRNGNTNYLADRFIAGAQEKGHEVFRFDCAAHKVNGCMACNRCGMDGDCVLKDDFSIVRPHLLEADMVVFVTPMYYFGFSAQIKSVIDRFYSINGRIKGAPKKTAFLMAYANSAYKDAEAMRVHYATLANYLGWRDMGSVIAPGVWTAGSIRNTTYGEEAYQLGKSL from the coding sequence ATGAAAATTGTAGTATTGACAGGAAGCCCCAGACGGAACGGCAACACGAATTACCTGGCTGACCGTTTCATTGCAGGAGCTCAGGAAAAGGGACATGAGGTGTTCCGTTTCGATTGTGCCGCCCATAAGGTCAATGGCTGTATGGCTTGCAACCGTTGTGGTATGGACGGTGATTGTGTGCTGAAAGATGATTTCAGTATTGTACGTCCTCATTTGCTGGAGGCAGATATGGTAGTATTTGTAACCCCGATGTATTATTTCGGATTCTCTGCGCAGATCAAGAGTGTCATAGACAGGTTCTACTCCATCAACGGGAGAATAAAAGGGGCTCCCAAAAAGACGGCCTTCCTGATGGCGTATGCCAATAGTGCGTATAAGGATGCTGAAGCCATGCGAGTACATTACGCTACTTTGGCAAATTATCTTGGCTGGAGAGATATGGGGTCGGTCATAGCTCCGGGTGTATGGACTGCCGGTTCCATAAGAAACACAACATACGGAGAAGAAGCTTATCAACTTGGCAAAAGTTTATAA
- a CDS encoding carboxymuconolactone decarboxylase family protein, which yields MKQLIMALVLGCLMIPSMMQAQNDTRTDRTALCKENYTALFSGEALTGKGTDPEFMSILQKFIFGEVFAVGELDHKTRELITCTVLTTMQTLPQLKSHAAAALNVGVTPVELREAVYQCAPFIGFPRTLNAIGIINEVFREKGIPLPLDAQGTTTEENRYEKGFAIQNPLYGNEIAERMADVPGGMGADVARFLTEYCFGDIYTRNGLDVQTRELLIYCILTTLEADSQLQSHTLGNMKLGTSKETLVAAVIQCLPYIGFPPAMKALNAIKNAGRETVDPTKQLVRLSKIEVDSSRLSEYNAYLKEEIEASMRLEPGVLTLYATAEKENPNKVTILEIYADEEAYRKHIQTPHFQKYKQGTLDMVKSLELVDSTPLIPGLKIK from the coding sequence ATGAAACAACTTATAATGGCTCTTGTATTGGGTTGCCTGATGATTCCTTCCATGATGCAGGCTCAGAATGATACCCGGACAGATAGAACCGCTCTCTGTAAAGAGAACTACACGGCTCTTTTCAGCGGTGAAGCCTTAACCGGAAAAGGAACAGATCCTGAGTTTATGTCTATTCTCCAAAAGTTTATCTTCGGAGAAGTGTTTGCCGTAGGTGAACTTGACCATAAAACCCGCGAGCTGATTACCTGTACGGTCCTTACCACGATGCAGACCCTTCCGCAACTGAAATCCCATGCTGCGGCAGCCTTGAATGTAGGTGTGACGCCTGTTGAACTACGGGAAGCTGTCTATCAGTGCGCTCCGTTCATCGGCTTTCCGCGGACACTGAATGCCATCGGCATTATTAACGAGGTTTTCCGTGAAAAAGGCATTCCTTTGCCACTGGATGCCCAGGGTACTACCACAGAGGAGAATCGATATGAAAAAGGATTTGCTATCCAGAATCCCCTTTACGGAAACGAGATTGCTGAACGGATGGCGGATGTCCCGGGCGGTATGGGGGCTGATGTGGCCCGTTTCCTGACCGAATATTGCTTCGGTGATATTTATACCCGCAACGGTTTGGATGTCCAAACCAGGGAATTACTCATCTACTGCATTCTGACAACGCTGGAGGCCGATTCGCAACTTCAATCCCACACATTGGGAAATATGAAGTTAGGAACAAGTAAGGAAACACTTGTGGCGGCTGTTATTCAGTGCTTACCATATATTGGTTTTCCACCGGCCATGAAAGCGTTGAATGCCATCAAGAATGCCGGTCGAGAGACGGTGGATCCAACCAAACAGCTTGTACGTCTTTCAAAAATAGAAGTTGATTCTTCACGTCTGTCAGAGTATAATGCCTATCTGAAGGAGGAAATCGAGGCTTCCATGCGGCTTGAGCCTGGTGTGTTGACACTTTATGCCACAGCTGAGAAAGAGAACCCGAACAAGGTCACCATCTTGGAGATTTATGCTGATGAGGAGGCATATCGCAAACATATCCAAACTCCGCATTTTCAGAAATACAAACAGGGAACGCTCGATATGGTCAAGTCGCTTGAACTGGTAGACTCTACACCGCTGATTCCCGGACTAAAAATTAAATGA